One Acidimicrobiia bacterium genomic window, CTGGCCGGTTCGGCCGCCACCTATGGGGGCAACGTGAAACTCCCGGCCAAAGAGTCGTACACGCGCCGGCCGGATTCACCGTACGGTGCCTCCAAGAACGCCGTCGAGAGCTACGCCCGCGTCTACTCGTTCCAGCACGGCCTCGACTTCGTGGTCCTCACTCCGGCAAACGTTTACGGACCGCGTCAGAACGCGGCCGGCGAGGGGGGAGTGGTCGCCGTGTTCTCTTCGACGATCGCCGCCGGTAGGCAGCCGACGATCTTCGGGGACGGCACGGCAACCCGGGATTTCGTCTACGTAGATGACGTCGCCGATGCGTTCTTGCGGGCGGCCTCGGGCGGCAAAGGCCGCAATCTCAATCTCAGCACCGGCGTCGAGACTTCGGTCCGCGACCTGTACGACCTGATTGCGAGAGCTGCAGGTTTCCGGAAGCAGCCGCGTTTCGCCGACCCTCGACCCGGCGACGTCCGGCGTTCGGTGCTCGACCCGTCCGCCGCCGAACGCCTCCTCGGCTGGAAAGCGTGGACTCCTCTCGAAGAGGGACTGACCCGGACGCTGGAGTGGTTTGAGAACGAGGCGCGGACCTCAGGTCGATCGTAGCGGGTCGCGGGTCGCGAGTAGCGAGTCGCGAGTCGCGAGTAGCGAGTCGCGAGTAGCTCGTGGGCCATCGCCTGTAATGGCCCGACGCCGACATCCGGCCGGACTCGCGACCAGCTACTCGCGACGAGCGACTCTCTCCACTATCTGAACAGATCCTCTTCTGGTGGCCTGACTAGATCAGCGCCGCGCCCGGGCGGTGCTTGCAGATCCAGTCCGCGCACGATGGAGACCGGGATCCCTTCGGCCTTTCCCATCACGAGATCGGCGGCTGCGGCGATCTCGTCGGCTATCCCCACCTCTGTGACTTCCATCACGCGGCCTTGCATGTCTTCGAGACCGCGGTAGTCGACGATCGATGCAACCCCCGAGATCCCGATGGCGAAATCGACTACGCCACGACGCCATGCGCGACCGAAGGTGTCGGTTATCACCACGCCGATCGATCTACCCGTCGTCTTCTCGAGCCTGTTGC contains:
- a CDS encoding NAD-dependent epimerase/dehydratase family protein, translated to LIDEHWEVLVVDDLSTGHADNLQEARRRGRLKLHTIDVRDDAVIAAAEHFRPDVVFHLAAQVSVPRSVHDARADAEVNILGTINVLEAAVRSGAERVVLAGSAATYGGNVKLPAKESYTRRPDSPYGASKNAVESYARVYSFQHGLDFVVLTPANVYGPRQNAAGEGGVVAVFSSTIAAGRQPTIFGDGTATRDFVYVDDVADAFLRAASGGKGRNLNLSTGVETSVRDLYDLIARAAGFRKQPRFADPRPGDVRRSVLDPSAAERLLGWKAWTPLEEGLTRTLEWFENEARTSGRS